A genomic region of Rhodococcus pyridinivorans contains the following coding sequences:
- a CDS encoding GatB/YqeY domain-containing protein has product MSDTTSSLESRLRTDLTAAMKDKDKLRTETLRMLLAAIRNEAVSGKEARELSDDEVLQVLAKESKKRGEAAEVYTENGRGELAAKEHAEARIIDEYLPTPLTDAELVDVVDTALARVAEELGTRPGPKNMGQVMKAATEIAAGKADGKRLSAAVRSRL; this is encoded by the coding sequence ATGAGCGACACCACATCCTCCCTCGAATCCAGGCTGCGGACCGACCTGACCGCAGCGATGAAGGACAAGGACAAGCTGCGGACCGAGACCCTCAGGATGCTGCTCGCGGCGATCCGGAACGAGGCGGTGTCCGGCAAGGAGGCGCGTGAGCTGTCCGACGACGAGGTGCTCCAGGTCCTCGCGAAGGAATCGAAGAAGCGCGGCGAGGCCGCCGAGGTCTACACCGAGAACGGACGCGGAGAGCTCGCGGCCAAGGAGCACGCCGAGGCACGGATCATCGACGAGTACCTGCCCACCCCGCTCACCGATGCCGAACTAGTCGACGTCGTCGACACCGCCCTCGCGCGCGTTGCGGAGGAACTCGGCACGCGGCCGGGTCCGAAGAACATGGGCCAGGTGATGAAGGCCGCCACCGAGATCGCGGCAGGCAAGGCCGACGGCAAGCGCCTGTCCGCAGCCGTGCGTTCACGCCTGTAA
- a CDS encoding metallophosphoesterase — translation MPDLSAIRRVTLGAAGAAALGLGYATLIERNAFTLREVTVPVLAPGASTLRVLHISDLHMTPNQKLKQNWLRELDGLEPDLVVNTGDNLSHPKAVPAVVQALGGLLARPGLFVFGSNDYFAPVLKNPLAYFDKDHDRVYGPPLPWGDLRAAFTERGWQDMTHVRRDIEIGGVRIAVGGVDDPHLDRDRYETIAGAADPSADLRLGMTHSPEPRVLDRFAEDGYDLVLAGHTHGGQLCLPFYGALVTNCGIDRSRVKGASRWGAHMRLHVSAGIGTSPFAPARFFCRPEATLLTLVPASRDTAQQASGDSAERAGLRR, via the coding sequence GTGCCTGACCTGTCTGCAATTCGCCGCGTAACCCTCGGTGCTGCCGGCGCCGCCGCTCTCGGCCTCGGTTACGCCACGCTGATCGAACGGAACGCGTTCACCCTTCGCGAGGTCACGGTGCCGGTGCTCGCGCCCGGCGCGTCGACACTGCGGGTCCTGCACATCAGCGACCTGCACATGACTCCCAATCAGAAGCTGAAACAGAACTGGTTGCGCGAACTCGACGGCCTCGAGCCCGATCTCGTCGTGAACACGGGCGACAACCTGTCGCACCCGAAGGCCGTTCCGGCCGTCGTCCAGGCCCTCGGCGGACTCCTCGCCCGCCCGGGTCTGTTCGTCTTCGGGAGCAACGACTACTTCGCTCCCGTGCTGAAGAATCCGCTGGCCTACTTCGACAAGGACCACGACCGCGTCTACGGGCCTCCGCTCCCGTGGGGCGACCTGCGTGCGGCGTTCACCGAACGTGGCTGGCAGGACATGACGCACGTGCGCCGCGACATCGAGATCGGCGGCGTGCGCATCGCCGTCGGCGGTGTCGACGACCCGCATCTCGACCGCGACCGGTACGAGACGATCGCAGGTGCGGCCGATCCCTCGGCCGATCTGCGACTGGGCATGACTCACTCCCCCGAGCCGCGGGTGCTCGATCGCTTCGCCGAGGACGGCTACGACCTCGTTCTGGCGGGCCACACCCACGGCGGCCAGCTGTGCCTGCCGTTCTACGGCGCGCTGGTGACCAACTGCGGGATCGACCGGTCGCGGGTGAAGGGCGCGTCGCGCTGGGGTGCCCACATGCGATTGCACGTCTCCGCGGGTATCGGCACGTCGCCGTTCGCTCCCGCCCGGTTCTTCTGCCGTCCGGAGGCCACCCTGCTGACCCTCGTTCCGGCCTCGCGCGACACCGCGCAGCAGGCCAGCGGTGATTCGGCAGAGCGCGCCGGGTTACGTCGCTGA